From the genome of Spinacia oleracea cultivar Varoflay chromosome 2, BTI_SOV_V1, whole genome shotgun sequence, one region includes:
- the LOC110797728 gene encoding diacylglycerol O-acyltransferase 1A, producing the protein MAISDSPETIVAAAMTSSATTNDYGESVRRRGTGTGGSSVRASTSSSSVVEDMEDSKKVSNGEDVDRIVDGDSSNGDRIVSEHVSGGEDEGKVVNGGRVQDFDTAVKYSYRPSSPAHRKVKESPLSSDAIFRQSHAGLFNLCVVVLVAVNSRLIIENLMKYGLLIRAGFWFSSKSFRDWPLFMCCLSLPIFPFTAFLVEKLARRRRISDPVVVLLHILIAMITILYPVFVILRFDSAVLSGVTLMLFACTSWLKLVSYAHTNYDMRAIAKASIKEDELNVELPYDVSIESLVYFMVAPTLCYQPSYPRTAYIRKGWVARQVLKLVIFTGVMGFIVEQYINPIVQNSQHPLKANLLYAIERVLKLSVPNLYVWLCMFYCFFHLWLNILAELLTFGDREFYKDWWNARSFEEYWRMWNMPVHKWMVRHVYFPCLRNGIPKGVAVLIAFLISAIFHELCIAVPCHMFKLWAFLGIMFQVPLVLLTNFLQRKFQSSMVGNMIFWFIFSIFGQPMCVLLYYHDLMNRIGKSS; encoded by the exons ATGGCGATCTCGGATTCGCCAGAGACGATTGTTGCGGCGGCGATGACGTCGTCGGCGACGACGAATGATTACGGAGAATCCGTTCGCAGGCGAGGGACTGGAACTGGTGGTTCGAGTGTCAGAGCTTCTACTTCTTCGTCTTCAGTGGTGGAAGATATGGAAGATTCGAAGAAGGTTTCGAATGGCGAAGATGTTGATCGAATTGTTGATGGCGACAGTAGTAACGGTGATCGGATTGTTTCCGAGCATGTTAGTGGTGGTGAAGATGAAGGAAAGGTCGTCAATGGCGGTAGAGTACAGGACTTTGATACTGCGGTTAAGTACTCGTATCGGCCGTCTTCTCCGGCTCATCGGAAGGTTAAGGAGAGTCCTCTTAGCTCCGACGCCATTTTCAGACAG AGTCACGCTGGTCTCTTCAACCTTTGTGTAGTGGTACTTGTTGCTGTAAACAGCCGGCTTATCATTGAAAATCTCATGAAG TATGGATTGCTTATACGAGCTGGTTTCTGGTTTAGCTCAAAGTCATTTAGAGATTGGCCTCTATTTATGTGCTG TCTTTCACTCCCAATTTTCCCATTCACTGCTTTCCTGGTAGAAAAGTTGGCACGAAGAAGGCGTATTTCTGATCCG GTTGTTGTCCTGCTCCATATACTGATTGCCATGATTACCATCCTATATCCAGTTTTTGTAATACTCAG GTTTGATTCTGCTGTTCTTTCTGGTGTCACGCTGATGCTTTTTGCTTGCACCTCGTGGTTAAAGTTGGTATCATATGCACATACAAACTATGATATGAGAGCAATTGCCAAAGCATCTATTAAG GAGGATGAACTAAATGTGGAACTCCCTTATGATGTCAGCATTGAGAGTCTGGTGTACTTCATGGTTGCTCCAACACTATGTTACCAG CCAAGCTATCCTAGAACTGCATACATTCGCAAAGGATGGGTCGCTCGACAAGTATTAAAATTGGTGATATTTACGGGAGTTATGGGATTCATCGTTGAACAA TATATCAATCCAATTGTACAAAATTCACAGCATCCTCTGAAAGCAAACTTATTGTATGCAATCGAAAGGGTTTTGAAGCTCTCAGTTCCAAATTTGTACGTGTGGCTATGCATGTTCTATTGCTTTTTCCATCTTTG GTTAAACATATTGGCAGAGCTTCTGACATTCGGTGACCGTGAGTTTTACAAGGATTGGTGGAATGCAAGATCATTTGAAGAG TATTGGAGGATGTGgaatatg CCTGTGCATAAATGGATGGTTCGCCATGTTTACTTCCCATGCTTGCGCAACGGAATACCAAAG GGAGTTGCTGTATTGATTGCCTTCCTCATATCTGCCATATTTCATGAG CTATGCATAGCTGTCCCTTGTCATATGTTCAAACTTTGGGCTTTTCTCGGGATTATGTTTCAG GTTCCTTTGGTTTTACTTACAAATTTCCTGCAGAGGAAGTTCCAGAGCTCAATG GTTGGAAACATGATCTTCTGGTTCATTTTCAGTATATTTGGTCAACCGATGTGTGTTCTCCTTTATTATCATGACCTGATGAACCGCATAGGCAAATCATCATGA
- the LOC110797724 gene encoding uncharacterized protein codes for MGDYYRSKSYADGRMEMEIFYGENGSNNNNNGIIEKPTNLTSSNSSNNGGFQEFRCYSASHATTNTQEIPRELKKGKSVNNASSSKAGWCFSDPEMQRKKRVASYKSYSVEGKIKRSFSKSFRWIKGRYSNMVQGW; via the coding sequence ATGGGTGATTATTACAGATCTAAGTCATATGCAGATGGCAGAATGGAAATGGAGATTTTTTATGGTGAAAATGGaagtaataataacaataatggGATTATAGAAAAACCCACAAATTTAACTTCCTCAAATTCATCAAATAATGGTGGGTTTCAAGAATTTAGATGTTACAGTGCATCACATGCAACAACAAATACACAGGAAATTCCAAGAGAGTTGAAAAAGGgtaaaagtgtaaataatgcaTCATCATCAAAAGCTGGTTGGTGTTTTAGTGACCCAGAAATGCAGAGGAAGAAAAGGGTTGCAAGTTATAAGTCTTACAGTGTTGAAGGCAAAATCAAGAGGTCTTTTTCCAAGAGTTTTAGATGGATTAAAGGTAGGTACTCTAATATGGTCCAGGGTTGGTGa